A genomic stretch from Anoplopoma fimbria isolate UVic2021 breed Golden Eagle Sablefish chromosome 8, Afim_UVic_2022, whole genome shotgun sequence includes:
- the lingo3a gene encoding leucine-rich repeat and immunoglobulin-like domain-containing nogo receptor-interacting protein 3a codes for MALSLGQDVVWLLPFLFLLLMITVSPAQGQGCPQRCDCIAKLKTVSCYGKRLSALPDGIPLDTKILDLSGNKLRWVEHGDLLPYSRLEKLDLSENMISVLEPNSFSSLQNLQSLSLRGNQLKLVPMGAFSRLSNLTSLDLSGNKIVILLDFTFQDLKSLKNLEVGDNDLVYISNKAFLGLVGLRELTIERCNLTSVSSQSLSYLHNLVALRLRYLSISTLEDQNFRKLGNLRGLEIDHWPFLEHISPHSLQGLNLSWLSITHTNITSVPTSALRSLPHLTSLNLSYNPISVLESWALRDLIRLKELHLVNTNLVVVQPYALGGLRQIRLLNLSTNGLVSLEEGAFQSVNTLETLRLDGNPLACDCRLLWILQRRKTLNFDSASPMCMTPVEVQGRALNAFSDSALFDHFTCQKPKIRNRKLQQVTAREGQVVSFICRAEGEPTPSIFWISPQRRRITTKSSGRLTVLPEGTLEIRYAQVTDSGTYICIASNAGGNDTYFATLTVSGLPLDAALMANRTYYAGDLNDTNLNDTRVFLKFTLDLKTILISTAMGCIMFLGVVLFCFILLFVWSRGRGQHKNNFSVEYSFRKVDGPAASGGQGGARKFNMKMI; via the coding sequence ATGGCGCTGAGCCTGGGCCAGGATGTAGTCTGGCTCTTGCCTTTCCTGTTCTTGCTACTGATGATCACGGTGTCACCCGCCCAGGGTCAAGGATGTCCCCAGCGTTGTGACTGCATCGCAAAACTCAAGACTGTGTCCTGTTACGGTAAACGCCTGTCCGCGCTGCCAGACGGCATCCCGCTGGACACCAAGATCCTGGACCTCAGTGGGAATAAACTTCGCTGGGTAGAGCACGGCGACCTGCTTCCGTATTCACGTCTCGAAAAGCTGGACCTGAGTGAAAACATGATCAGTGTCCTGGAACCCAATTCTTTTTCTAGTCTCCAGAACCTGCAGTCGCTGTCGCTGAGGGGTAACCAGTTGAAACTGGTCCCAATGGGGGCTTTCTCACGTCTCTCCAACCTAACGTCACTGGACCTCAGTGGGAATAAGATTGTTATTCTTTTGGACTTTACTTTCCAAGACCTGAAAAGTCTGAAAAACCTGGAAGTTGGAGACAATGATTTAGTTTATATTTCCAACAAGGCCTTTCTGGGTCTGGTGGGGCTGAGGGAGCTGACCATTGAGAGGTGCAACCTGACCTCTGTGTCCAGCCAGTCTTTGTCTTACCTGCACAACCTGGTGGCTCTGCGGCTCCGCTACCTCAGTATCTCCACCTTAGAGGACCAGAACTTCCGTAAGCTGGGAAACCTGAGGGGCCTCGAGATCGACCACTGGCCCTTTCTGGAGCACATTTCCCCTCACAGCCTGCAGGGGCTTAACTTATCGTGGCTGTCTATCACTCACACTAACATCACCTCTGTGCCCACCTCTGCCCTCCGCAGTCTGCCTCACCTCACCAGCCTCAACCTCTCCTACAACCCCATCTCCGTGTTGGAGTCCTGGGCGCTTCGGGACCTCATcaggctgaaggagctgcatcTGGTCAACACAAATCTGGTGGTAGTTCAGCCGTACGCGCTGGGTGGTCTGAGGCAAATCCGCCTTCTTAACCTCTCCACTAACGGCCTGGTGTCCCTGGAAGAGGGGGCCTTTCAGTCCGTCAACACTCTGGAGACTCTGCGTTTGGATGGGAACCCTCTGGCCTGCGACTGCCGCTTGCTTTGGATCCTCCAGCGCCGGAAGACCCTCAATTTCGACAGCGCCTCCCCGATGTGCATGACGCCCGTGGAGGTGCAGGGACGGGCCCTCAACGCTTTCTCCGACTCGGCTCTCTTTGATCACTTTACCTGCCAGAAGCCCAAAATCCGCAACAGGAAACTGCAGCAGGTCACGGCCCGCGAGGGGCAGGTCGTGTCGTTCATTTGCAGAGCAGAAGGCGAGCCGACGCCATCGATATTCTGGATCTCGCCTCAGCGCCGCCGCATCACCACAAAGAGCAGCGGCCGCCTGACTGTGTTACCAGAGGGCACGTTAGAAATACGGTACGCCCAGGTAACAGACAGTGGAACCTACATCTGCATAGCCAGCAACGCCGGTGGGAATGACACCTATTTCGCCACACTGACAGTTAGTGGGCTGCCACTCGATGCGGCCCTCATGGCCAACCGCACGTACTATGCCGGGGACCTCAATGACACAAATCTGAATGACACCAGAGTCTTCTTGAAGTTCACTCTGGACCTCAAGACCATCCTCATATCCACAGCTATGGGCTGTATCATGTTCCTGGGGGTGGTTCTCTTCTGTTTcattctgctgtttgtgtggagTCGAGGGAGAGGGCAGCACAAGAACAATTTCTCAGTGGAGTATTCCTTCAGGAAGGTGGATGGCCCCGCTGCCAGTGGAGGACAGGGTGGGGCACGCAAGTTCaacatgaaaatgatttga